One window of Candidatus Omnitrophota bacterium genomic DNA carries:
- a CDS encoding copper-translocating P-type ATPase → MDQKNKTGYTCSMHPEIQQDEPGDCPKCGMQLKQKLPSAAEEENQEARVLGKKFWIGLILTAPVFLLALGEMIPALSLKAIIPSGVSRWLQFIFATPVVLWAGNIFFIKAWRSILNKSLNMFTLIAMGVGAAYGFSAVAILFPDIFPGSLKQHGQIGLYFEAASVITVLVLMGQLLEAKGRNQTGQAIKALLGLAAKVAHRILNGKEEDVAIDQIKKGDLLRVRPGEKVPLDGIITEGKSTIDESMISGEPLPVAKIERDRVVGATVNQTGTFVMRTEKIGSETLLAQIVKMVADAQATRAPIQKLADQVSGYFVPVVLGCAVIAFIIWSIFGPAPALAYALVSAISVLIIACPCALGLATPMSIMVGVGKGAQSGILIKNAEAIQKCEKITHVLTDKTGTLTAGKPRVTAAIMAGGWDEKSLLSLAASIEASSEHPLARCVVDYAKEKNYVLAPVEDFQSVTGAGVKGKVNGKAVLLGKQKFIEANGISLSEELRKNSDAFQEKAETVIWVVADAEAAGILGVSDPVKKSTPEAISALHKMGLEIVMLTGDNQRTAQAIAKKLGITDVYAGLEPKDKQEIVKKLKSQGARVMMAGDGINDAPALAEAQVGVAMGTGTDVAIESAGITLVKGDLFGIVKALRLSRAVMRNIRQNLFFAFIYNAIGVPIAAGILYPFLGLLLSPMIAGAAMSFSSVSVIGNSLRLRNIKL, encoded by the coding sequence ATGGATCAAAAAAATAAAACAGGATATACCTGTTCGATGCATCCTGAAATTCAGCAGGATGAACCCGGGGATTGTCCGAAGTGCGGGATGCAGCTTAAGCAAAAACTCCCTTCTGCCGCGGAAGAGGAAAATCAAGAAGCGCGTGTTTTGGGGAAAAAATTTTGGATCGGATTGATTTTAACCGCGCCGGTTTTTTTACTGGCTCTTGGCGAGATGATTCCCGCGCTTAGCTTAAAAGCAATTATTCCTTCCGGAGTATCACGTTGGCTGCAGTTTATTTTCGCCACGCCGGTTGTGTTATGGGCGGGAAATATATTCTTTATTAAAGCCTGGAGATCAATATTAAATAAAAGCCTCAACATGTTTACCTTAATCGCTATGGGCGTGGGGGCAGCTTACGGCTTTAGCGCGGTAGCCATTCTATTCCCGGATATTTTTCCTGGGTCATTAAAACAGCATGGCCAGATCGGTTTATATTTTGAAGCCGCTAGCGTAATTACGGTTTTAGTGTTAATGGGCCAACTCCTTGAGGCCAAGGGGCGTAATCAGACAGGCCAGGCGATTAAAGCTTTGCTTGGGCTTGCGGCTAAGGTTGCGCACCGTATTCTAAACGGTAAAGAAGAGGATGTTGCCATTGATCAAATTAAAAAAGGCGATTTATTGCGGGTGCGCCCGGGAGAGAAGGTGCCTTTAGACGGTATTATTACCGAAGGAAAAAGCACAATTGATGAATCAATGATTTCAGGCGAGCCGTTACCGGTTGCGAAAATTGAGAGAGACCGGGTTGTCGGGGCGACTGTTAATCAGACGGGTACTTTTGTGATGAGGACTGAAAAAATAGGCTCTGAAACGCTGCTTGCTCAAATTGTAAAGATGGTAGCTGATGCTCAAGCCACCCGCGCGCCGATCCAGAAACTTGCAGATCAAGTTTCTGGATATTTTGTTCCCGTGGTTTTAGGGTGTGCGGTAATTGCTTTTATTATCTGGTCTATATTCGGCCCGGCTCCGGCTTTAGCGTATGCTTTAGTCAGCGCTATCTCAGTTTTAATTATTGCCTGCCCTTGCGCTTTAGGCTTGGCAACGCCGATGTCGATTATGGTGGGTGTCGGCAAAGGCGCGCAGTCAGGAATATTGATTAAAAACGCCGAGGCGATCCAAAAGTGCGAGAAGATAACTCATGTTCTTACGGATAAAACCGGCACTTTAACAGCCGGCAAGCCGCGGGTAACCGCCGCGATTATGGCAGGTGGTTGGGATGAGAAATCTTTGTTGAGCTTAGCAGCTTCTATTGAGGCCAGCAGTGAACATCCGTTAGCCCGCTGTGTAGTTGATTATGCAAAAGAAAAAAACTATGTATTGGCGCCAGTTGAGGATTTTCAATCCGTAACCGGCGCAGGAGTTAAGGGTAAAGTTAACGGTAAAGCAGTTTTACTTGGAAAACAAAAATTTATCGAAGCCAACGGAATCAGTTTATCTGAAGAATTAAGAAAGAATTCTGATGCGTTTCAAGAAAAAGCCGAAACGGTTATTTGGGTCGTCGCTGACGCAGAGGCAGCGGGCATACTCGGAGTTTCAGATCCCGTAAAGAAATCAACTCCTGAGGCAATTAGCGCTCTACATAAAATGGGATTGGAGATTGTTATGTTGACAGGCGATAATCAAAGAACCGCGCAAGCCATCGCCAAAAAATTGGGAATTACTGATGTGTATGCCGGCCTTGAACCAAAAGATAAACAGGAGATTGTAAAGAAATTAAAGAGCCAGGGCGCAAGAGTAATGATGGCCGGTGACGGCATTAATGATGCTCCGGCATTGGCTGAAGCCCAAGTCGGTGTTGCCATGGGTACGGGTACGGATGTGGCGATTGAGAGCGCAGGAATTACTTTGGTTAAGGGGGATCTTTTCGGAATTGTTAAGGCGCTTAGGCTTAGCCGGGCAGTTATGCGCAATATCCGCCAGAATTTGTTTTTTGCTTTTATTTATAATGCCATAGGCGTTCCTATTGCTGCCGGCATACTCTATCCGTTTTTAGGATTACTTTTGAGCCCGATGATAGCCGGGGCAGCGATGAGCTTTAGTTCGGTATCTGTGATTGGGAACTCCCTTAGATTGCGCAATATAAAATTATAG
- a CDS encoding M15 family metallopeptidase yields MQEMAKKYLVFFFLFLSAILSGCAAWVSGVERAPSVKLKQFPAGSLRNPIIDSNITLSEALRKYAPPEFKEKQGLVEVLYYSFDGKIHQGQLVIDKRLIKDIREVFRIALANKFPITSVIPISSSRFLKNGKWNDDDQSMLANNTSAFNYRKVTGGKSLSRHAYGFAVDINPAQNPYIKGGIVLPPNAVYDIRKPGTLSRDSVVVKSFIRLGWTWGGNWKSLKDYQHFEKVPVN; encoded by the coding sequence ATGCAAGAGATGGCCAAGAAATATTTAGTTTTTTTCTTTTTATTTCTGAGTGCGATTTTATCCGGTTGCGCTGCCTGGGTTAGCGGCGTAGAGAGGGCGCCGTCCGTAAAGCTTAAGCAATTTCCAGCCGGTTCTCTGCGGAATCCGATTATCGACAGTAATATCACCTTATCCGAGGCGTTAAGGAAGTATGCGCCGCCTGAATTTAAAGAAAAACAGGGATTAGTAGAAGTATTGTACTATTCATTTGATGGTAAAATACACCAGGGCCAGCTTGTCATAGATAAAAGGCTTATAAAAGATATCCGTGAGGTTTTCCGGATAGCTTTAGCAAATAAGTTTCCGATTACCTCTGTCATTCCTATTTCCTCCAGCCGGTTCCTTAAGAATGGAAAATGGAATGATGATGATCAATCCATGCTCGCCAATAATACCTCCGCGTTTAATTATAGAAAGGTAACCGGCGGAAAATCTCTCTCTAGGCATGCCTATGGTTTTGCCGTTGATATTAATCCGGCGCAAAATCCTTATATTAAAGGGGGTATTGTATTACCGCCTAATGCGGTATATGATATACGTAAACCGGGAACACTTAGCCGCGATTCTGTGGTTGTAAAAAGTTTTATACGTTTGGGTTGGACCTGGGGAGGTAATTGGAAATCCCTGAAAGATTACCAGCATTTTGAGAAGGTTCCAGTAAATTAG
- a CDS encoding N-acetylmuramoyl-L-alanine amidase, which yields MKRASSLWIIIGLTVVLSSCARAPIKPTVPSGPRIYTQPAGPFLRQNVFHIVAPGETIWRISKMYDVKIGDIARANNLKTPEKLEIGQRLLVPQAAPIKPVIALYPSDKWKYIIIHHSATDEGNSLNFNKLHKRKGWAGIGYDFVIDNGTDGKKNGQIEATPRWIKQQKGAHCHASDMNSKGIGICLVGNFSKSRVSEKQMDALVYLVNILREYYRIPEGRIMGHGQVPGARTECPGNYFPWGEFNNKLNSSV from the coding sequence ATGAAGAGAGCTTCAAGTTTATGGATAATTATAGGTTTAACGGTTGTTTTAAGCTCTTGCGCGAGAGCACCGATTAAGCCGACGGTGCCTAGCGGCCCGCGGATCTACACGCAGCCAGCAGGCCCCTTCTTAAGACAAAACGTTTTTCATATCGTAGCTCCCGGAGAGACCATCTGGCGCATAAGCAAGATGTATGATGTTAAAATAGGGGATATTGCCCGGGCAAATAATCTAAAAACACCCGAAAAATTAGAGATCGGCCAACGCCTGCTTGTCCCGCAGGCAGCTCCTATAAAACCGGTAATTGCTTTGTACCCTTCGGATAAATGGAAATATATTATTATCCACCATAGCGCAACGGATGAAGGTAATTCGCTTAATTTTAATAAATTGCACAAGCGTAAGGGCTGGGCAGGTATAGGGTATGATTTTGTCATCGATAACGGGACCGATGGCAAGAAGAACGGTCAGATTGAGGCTACGCCGCGCTGGATAAAACAACAGAAGGGCGCCCATTGCCACGCCTCGGATATGAACTCTAAAGGCATAGGCATTTGCCTGGTGGGTAATTTTAGTAAAAGCAGAGTTTCTGAAAAGCAGATGGACGCGTTAGTTTATCTGGTTAATATTTTAAGAGAATATTATAGAATTCCTGAAGGCCGGATTATGGGGCATGGCCAGGTTCCCGGAGCAAGAACCGAATGCCCCGGAAATTATTTTCCTTGGGGAGAGTTTAATAATAAATTAAATTCGAGTGTTTGA